In Hahella sp. KA22, one genomic interval encodes:
- the hslU gene encoding HslU--HslV peptidase ATPase subunit produces the protein MSSMTPREIVQELDKHIIGQDSAKRAVAIALRNRWRRMQIDESLRDEVTPKNILMIGPTGVGKTEIARRLAKLADAPFIKVEATKFTEVGYVGRDVESIIRDLADMAIKLLREKEMAKVENRALDAAEERILDALLPPARSFNSDAPVEKESAARQVFRKKLREGTLDDKEIDIEIKATPVGVEIMAPPGMEEMTSQLQSMFSNMSGDRKRTKRMKVAEAMKKVKDEEAAKLVNEEEIKQRALRAVEENGIVFIDEIDKVAKRSETSSADVSREGVQRDLLPLIEGCTVSTKFGMLKTDHILFIASGAFHLAKPSDLIPELQGRLPIRVELDALSPSDFQRILTEPDASLTEQYVALMKTEGVDISFSEEAIQRIAEIAWKVNEKTENIGARRLHTVMEKLLEEVSFAAGDKIRDNFEVTDEYVDKCLGELSEDEDLSRYIL, from the coding sequence ATGTCGTCCATGACTCCCCGTGAAATAGTTCAGGAGCTAGACAAGCACATCATAGGACAAGACTCCGCCAAGCGTGCGGTTGCAATCGCACTGCGCAATCGCTGGCGGCGTATGCAGATCGATGAAAGTCTGCGTGACGAGGTCACTCCCAAAAACATCCTGATGATCGGCCCTACCGGCGTAGGGAAAACTGAAATCGCCCGGCGTCTGGCCAAACTGGCTGATGCGCCGTTTATTAAAGTAGAAGCCACCAAGTTTACGGAAGTAGGCTATGTCGGCCGCGACGTGGAGTCCATCATTCGTGATTTAGCGGATATGGCCATCAAGCTTCTACGCGAGAAAGAAATGGCGAAAGTGGAGAACCGCGCACTGGACGCTGCTGAAGAGCGCATCCTGGACGCCCTGCTTCCTCCCGCACGGTCATTCAACAGCGATGCGCCAGTGGAGAAAGAATCCGCCGCTCGTCAGGTGTTTCGTAAGAAGCTGCGCGAAGGCACACTGGATGACAAGGAAATAGACATTGAGATCAAGGCCACACCAGTTGGCGTAGAGATCATGGCGCCTCCCGGCATGGAGGAAATGACCAGCCAGTTGCAAAGCATGTTCTCCAACATGAGCGGCGACCGTAAGCGCACCAAGCGTATGAAAGTGGCGGAAGCCATGAAAAAGGTCAAAGATGAAGAAGCGGCCAAGCTGGTCAACGAAGAAGAAATCAAGCAACGCGCCCTGCGTGCGGTTGAGGAAAACGGGATTGTCTTCATTGATGAAATCGATAAAGTCGCCAAACGCTCCGAAACCAGCTCCGCCGACGTATCCCGGGAAGGCGTACAGAGAGACCTGTTGCCGCTGATCGAAGGCTGCACCGTCAGCACTAAGTTCGGCATGCTGAAGACAGACCATATCCTTTTCATCGCTTCAGGCGCGTTCCATCTCGCCAAACCTTCCGATCTGATTCCAGAGCTTCAGGGGCGTCTGCCTATTCGCGTAGAGCTGGATGCGCTGTCGCCCAGTGACTTCCAACGTATTCTGACCGAACCTGATGCTTCACTCACTGAGCAATATGTCGCGCTGATGAAAACGGAAGGCGTGGACATCAGCTTCAGCGAAGAGGCCATCCAGCGCATTGCGGAGATCGCCTGGAAGGTGAATGAGAAGACTGAGAATATCGGCGCCAGAAGGCTGCACACAGTTATGGAGAAACTGCTTGAAGAAGTCTCTTTCGCGGCGGGCGATAAAATCAGAGATAACTTTGAGGTCACTGATGAATATGTCGATAAATGTCTGGGGGAACTGTCGGAAGACGAAGACCTCAGCCGGTATATTCTTTAA